AACGCTTGTTGGCAGCGCAGACGCTGCAACAACTATCCCAAAGCCTATGCCAGGGGTGCGGCTTGAAAACAGTACGCTTTGTGCAGCGACCTGGACGCCTGGAGGACTATTTGCAATTGCATTGGGCAGATGTTTGCGAGTTGGTTTCTGGAGCGCAGCCAGCGCTGAAAAGACTGCTGACCTCTTCTGGTTGGGAATGGAAAGACGAGTGTCTGACAGTGAATGTGCAGGGCTCCTTAGCGGCGGAATTGGTAGAAAGCCAAAATGTGGCTGCAAAACTGCAGCATTGGATTGAGGAAAGTTTTCAGCGTCAATGCCAGGTTTTTTGTAATATTACGCAGACGGAGCCGGTGGCGGCGCAACCGGAAGACGCATTGACGCCGGAATACCTAGCTGCCTTAGAGATGGTGCAAGAACAGCAGAAAAGTGGTGGCGACGGAAACGGGAAAAAGAGTAATATCTTTTTTGGGCGGTCTTTATCTAAAGAAAAAGTGCAGCCTTTGTCGCTTGTTCAAGATGAGGAGAAATCGGTTATTGTTGAAGGAGAATTGAGCCAGGTCGATATTCGCGAATTGCGGACCGGGCGATTTTTGATGACCTTTGATGTGGGAGACCCTTTAGGGGGTATTGCCGGCAAAGTGTTTTTTGACGATGGGGAAAGCTGTCGCAAAGCAGTGGGCGATGTGAAAGATGGTTTGCGGGTTCGTCTGCGTGGTAAGGTGCAGTATGACAAATTTAGCAACGATCTTGTTCTGTTTGCCGACAGCATGAACCGCGCGGATAAAGAATTGCGCCAAGATGAAAGCGTGGAAAAACGAATTGAGCTGCATGCGCATACGCGGATGAGTAATATGGACGGCATGGTATCGGCGAAAGAGCTGATTAAAACGGCGGCGCGCTGGGGACATCCGGCCATTGCGATTACTGACCATGGAGTTGTGCAGTCTTTTCCAGAAGCGCAGAAGGTGGCGGGAGACTGCGGTATCAAAGTGATTTACGGGATGGAAGGGTATCTATTCGAGCACGATATCAACCAGGCGCGGCATATTGTAATTTTGGCTAAGAATCAAGTGGGGCTGCGGAATTTGTATCGTTTGGTTTCCATTTCTCATTTGAAGTATTTGCATCGCACCCCCCGTATTCCTCGCTCCGTGTTGTTAGAGCACAGGGAAGGGCTTATTTTGGGCTCTGCCTGTGAGGCGGGTGAGTTGATTCAGGCGATCGTGCATCAAGCGTCGGAAAGCGAATTGCTCAAAATTGCTGATTTTTACGATTATTTAGAGATACAGCCTATCGGCAATAATGCATTTTTAGTGAGGGAAGGCATCGTGCCGGACGAGGAAGGGCTGCGTAATATTAATCGCAAAGTGTGCGAATTGGCTAAAAAAGTTGGTAAGCCTGTCGTGGCTACGGGAGATGTGCATTTCCTAAACCCGGAGGACGAAGTATACCGGCGCATTTTGATGGCTGGCAAAGGCTTTTCCGATGCGGATCATCAGCCGCCACTTTATATGCATACTACGGAAGAAATGTTGATGGAATTTTCTTACTTGGGAAAGGCCAAAGCTAAAGAAGTGGTTGTTGAAGCGCCGCTGCAGGTTTCTTCGTGGATCGATGATTTTAAGCCCATTCCCAACCGTTTGTTTACGCCTGAAATTCCGGGAGCCGAAGAGAGCATTCGCTCCATGTCCTATGACAAGGCGCGGGAATGGTATGGCCAGGAGTTGCCGCAGTTAGTAGAAGAGCGTCTGGAGTTTGAGCTAAAATCCATTATTGGCAACGGGTTTGCCGTGTTGTATCTGATTGCGCACAAGCTGGTGAAAAAATCGTTGGACGATGGCTACTTGGTAGGATCTCGGGGTTCGGTAGGTTCTTCGTTTGTGGCGACCATGAGTGGTATTACAGAGGTAAATCCTTTGCCTCCGCATTGGCGGTGCGAGCACTGCTTATATAGTGAATTTGTTACCGACGGCAGCTACGGAGGCGGCTTTGACTTGCCGGATAAAGACTGTCCGCAGTGTGGCAAGCGGTTGCGCAAAGACGGACAAGATATCCCTTTTGCCGTTTTCATGGGCTTTAACGGTGACAAGGTGCCTGATATTGATTTGAACTTTTCAGGAGACTATCAGCCGGTGGCCCATAAATATACCGAGGAGCTTTTTGGTAAAGACAATGTGTTTCGCGCCGGTACCATTGCCACGGTGGCGGATAAGACGGCCTACGGCTTTGTGAAGAACTATTTTAATGATCGGGGCCAAAACCCTCGTAATGCGCATATTAATTGCCTTGTCAGTGGTTGCACCGGTGTGCGGCGCACGACAGGGCAGCATCCGGGAGGCATTACCGTTGTACCACGGGATATGGACGTACATCAATTTACGCCCATCCAGCGGCCGGCGGATGATAAAAATTCCGGAACCATCACGACGCACTTTGATTATCACTCCATTGACGCCTGCTTGGTTAAACTGGATATTCTGGGGCATGACGATCCGACGGTCATTCGCATGCTGGAAGATTTGACCGGGATTGATGCGAAAACCATTCCCTTTGACGATCCGGTGACGATGAGTCTTTTTTCCAGTACCGATGCAGTTGGCTTGACTCCTAAAGAGTTGATGGGCAGCCCGGTGGCGACCTTTGGCATACCGGAATTTGGTACGAAGTTTGTACGGCAGATGTTAGAGGATACGCTGCCGACAACGTTCAGTGAATTAGTGCGTATTTCCGGCTTTTCTCATGGTACCGATGTTTGGCTGAATAATGCGCAGGACTTGATTAAGGATGGTACGGCCAAGTTATCGGAAGCTATTTCCGCGCGCGACGATATCATGATTTATTTAATTCATAAGGGCGTGGAGCCTTCAGTAGCCTTTAAGATCATGGAGGGCGTGCGCAAAGGGAAAGGTATTACGCCGGAAAATGTAGCAAAAATGAAAGAGAAAAGTGTTCCGCAATGGTATGTAGAATCCTGCCAAAAGATTAAATACATGTTTCCTAAGGCCCATGCGGTAGCCTATGTGATGATGGCCTTTCGCATCGCCTGGTTCAAAGTGCATCACCCCTTGGCTTTTTATGCCGCTTACTTTACTGTGCGCGCCACAGAATTTGACGCCGCCCGTATTGTTGGCGATAAGGGAAGCCTGAAAAAAGAGATGGATGTCATTGAAGCACAGGGAAAAGAGGCCTCTACTAAGGATAAAGCGCTGTTTACGATCATGGAAATGGCGATGGAGATGTACTTGCGTGGTTTTGTCTTTAAACGAATTGATTTGTATGAGTCTGATGCGGATAAATTCCGTATGGTTGACGGGGCGCTGCTGCCGCCATTGGGAGCACTGCAAGGTGTGGGGGGCTCGGCGGCGCTGAACTTGGTTGCAAGTCGCTGTCCAGACAGGCCCTTTACTTCGCAAGAGGATTTAAAGTCGCGTTCTCGTGTTTCCAGCGCTGTTATCGAAGCGTTGCGTAATCATGGCTGCTTGGAAGGGTTGCCTGAAAGTAATCAGTTGATGTTGTTTGGCTGATTTTAAGCAAAAACACCATTGGAAGACCAAGTCGGTCAACCAATGGTGTTTTTATTTTTGTACCCCTGTTAGTTCCTTAAGAAAGAGCTTTTACAGCGGCTAAAGCGCTGTCGAAATCAGGCGTATCTTCTACATTGGGAACATACTGGATGTAGCGGATGATATCGTCTTTGTCGATGACGATAACACCGCGAGAGAGCAGGCGCAGTTCTTCGATGACAAAACCATATTTGCCACCAAAGTCCAGCGATTTATGATCAGAAAGGGTGGTGAGATTTTCAATGCCTTGAGCGGCGCAATAGCGTTTGATAGCGAAAGGTAAATCTACGCTAATGGAAAGAATGGCTACATCCGGAAACTTGGATGCATCTTGATTGAAAAACCGAGTCTGGGCATCGCAAACAGGGGTATCAATAGAGGGTACCACGCTGATGATACGAAGTTTTCCAGCGGTGTTAGACAATGAGAAGGACTGCAAATCTTGAGTGAGCGCTTGGAAATCGGGCGCCTTTTCACCGACTTTCAATTCACGCCCCAAAAGGGTCAAGGGAGTTCCTTTCATTTTTAAGTAACCGGTTCGTTTTTCCATGTAAATTCCTCCTTTTATTTTTGAACTTTATAAACAATAATCGAAGCTATATAATAATATTTTTTAACTACATGTATATTTTATCAAACTGACCGGAAATGTCAACAATAATTATTATCGATTATAGGAAGCGCTCTTGCCTTCATGGGAGAGTAGTTGACTAACATGAATGATTTTTCTTGTTAAACAGGAAGAAAACGGGGAAAGAGCAGGGGTTTTAAAAAACGATAGCGAAAATAAATTATTATATAAAGTAGAGCAAGGCAGGAGGGGCAAACATGCGCACAAAAGGAATCAGCCGTAAGGTGATGCATCGAGAAGAAAGCCGAAAAATGGGGCGCGTGGCTATGTATATCGGTGGCGCGGTGGCGGTGATTCTCTTGCTGCTTATGATCGGATCGGCTTTATTTTAAGAAGGTGCTGGTCAAATTGTGACAAGCAAGGTATAATTTGAAAGGAAGTTTTTCTTAAATAATATTAATTCGCGGAGGTTGCTATGACGACACAGAAAATGGACATGCTGGAAAAAGGCGCTATTGTACAACGGGATCGCAAGACCTATGCTGTTGCGCCACATATTCCGGGAGGCATTATTTTAGATCCTGATGTATTGCACAAAATTGCGGATGTGGCGAAGAAATATCAGGCTCAGGCGCTGAAACTAACTATGGCGCAGCGTATTGCTATCGTTGGGATCAAAGAAGAGGATATTGACAAGGTTTGGGAAGAACTAGGAATGGACAAAGGGCATGCCATAGGCCTTTGTGTACGCAGCATAAAAATTTGCCCTGCTACGCATTTTTGCAAGCGGGCGCAGCAAGACGGAGTAACGCTGGGCTTGGCTTTGGATGAGAGGTATCATGGTATGGAACTGCCGTCTAAGTTTAAAATTGCAGTCTCCGGTTGCGCGAACGCTTGCACCGAGCCTGTACTGAAAGATATCGGTATTATTGGTTTGCCGAAAGGTTTTACGGTGTTGATGGGGGGCAATGGAGGCGTGAAGCCTCGCTTGGGCAACGAAGTGGCCCAAGGCTTGAACCAAGAGGAAGTGCTTGCTTTAGTCGATCAGATTGTGGCGTATTATAAAGCAAATGCCAATAAAAACGAGCGCTTAGGACGCATGATTGATCGTCTGGGTTTGGAGACGGTGCAAAAGGCGATTTTATAATGTAAGAGAAGGAGGAGGCTCTTCAATGGACCAACAGTGGATTGTGGAAACCATTAACGCTATCGCCTCCATGGGGGCGGATGAAGCGGGGGCGGCTAATCGTCTGGCTTTTACAGTTGCCGATAAGGAAGCGAGAGGTTATGTTGCTTCTCTTATGGAGTCGTTAGGTATGACTGTGCTCATTGATGCTATTGGTAATGTGGTTGGCCGTTTGGAGGGATCAGAGCCACAACTGCCGCCGGTGGCGATGGGTTCACATGTGGACACAGTACCTCATGGTGGACATTATGACGGTGTTGTCGGCGTTGTGGGTGCGCTTGCCGCGGTAGGGCGTTTGAAGGCGGCAGGCCCGCTGCGTCGTACGGTGGAAGTGATTGTCTTTGTTGCAGAAGAGTCTAGCCGGTTTTCTCACTCGACGATGGGCAGCAAAGCGATGATAGGTAGTGCTAATTTGAACGCTTGGGAGCGAGCTGTCGATAGCCAGGGGATTACGTTTCCGGCAGCGCTAGCGGCAGAAGGGCTTTCTTTTGAAAATCTGAAGCGAGGCGTTGGGGCGGAGCCAATCTATCAAGCCTATTTGGAGCTGCATATTGATCAAAGCAAGCAACTTGAGGAACGTGGCGCGGCGGTAGGCGTTGTGGAGGCCATTGCGGCACCTACACGCTTTAAGATGACGGTGACCGGTATGGCCAGCCATTCGGGCACTACACCTATGCATGATCGCTATGATGCTTTGGTTAGTGCTTCAGAGTTGGTGCTGGCTATTCGTAACATTGCGAACGATCATGCGGAAGATGATATTGTGGCTACTGTCGGAAATCTAAAAGTCTATCCTGGCGCGATGAATGTAGTGCCGGGCAAGGCGGAACTGTGGGTGGATCTACGAGGAACCGATCACGAATACATTGTGGAAAGCCTTCAGGAAATAAAGGATGCAGCTCTTTCTGTCGCAGAAGAGTATGATACGCCAGTAACAATAGAAATGCTTTCGGCAGACAAACCGGTAGCTATGGATGATGAACTGGTATTATTGGCGGAAAAAGCGGCGGAGGAAGTTGGCGTCGAGTGGATGCGTGCAGTCAGTGGGGCTGGGCATGATGCTATGAACATGGCTAAAATTGCTCCTGCGGGCATGATTTTTGTACGCTCTCGTAATGGCGTCAGCCATCATCCAGATGAATATGCGTCTCCTGAAGACATTGAGGCGGGAGTGCAAGTGCTTACTGCTATGCTGCGTCGGTTGCTTACCTGAAGGTCAAAGCCGGTTTCTTGAGGCGTGGTGTATAGTAGTCTTCCTTGACGGAGCGGTAATGAATGAAGTAAGATAATAGTATACTGCCGAATCCATATTATGGTACGGGGGAACCAACTTATGGGGTGAATCCGCCTAGGCGGAAGGGTATTTTCTCTCTCTTTTTCAACCCGAACCCGACAGCTAACCTCGGAGGCAGGAGTTTAAAGAGAGGTGATTTAGGCATGAAGTGTTTAAAGCAAATCGGGACTTTTGTGTTGTGCGGCTTATTATGTATGATGCCGTCGGTGCTCGCGGCAACTACTACGCCGCCTGTGACACACCAGGAACAGCTGGTCGTACAACAAGGGATGCGCGGGGAAAATGTCATGCGGGTCCAGCATCTGCTGGCTAATCAAGGATTTTATGCTGCGGCTGTAGATGGCGTATTCGGTCCGCAAACGTGGCAGGCTGTTGCTGATTTTCAAAGCATGAGCGGCCTGGGAGTGACTGGAGTGGTTGATGCGGGTACTCTGAGTGCGCTTGAACGGGCTCAAGACCAGCCTGGTCGTTTTGGACGGTCCATGAACATGAAGGCTACGGCGTATTCTCGATTCGACCCTGGCTGCGGCAGCTATACGGCGCGAGGAAATTTATTGCATAAGGGCTTAGTGGCTGTAGATCCAAACGTAATTCCCTTAGGAACTAGACTGTATATTCCAGGATACGGCTTTGCCATAGCCGATGATACCGGTGGCGCCATTAAAGGTCATATAATTGATTTGGCTTTTGATAGTCATCAAGAAGCCATCAATTTTGGCGTCAGACATATTACGGTGTACATTTTATAAAAAACATAGCAGTATTAAAAAAGGGCAGGCTTGAGCCTGCCTTTTTTCATGGGGTGGAGCAGATGCAAAATGGCGTAAGAGAAGAGATTGGTATTGCCGGACCTCGGCGTGAACTCCAGGCGGTGGTGCATTATCCGCAGGGCGTAGTCGTACACGAAACTTGCTGGCTGGTAATGAGCCATGGATTTCGAGGTTCTAAGGATGGACAAGGGCAGGCAGTGGAATTAGCTGAGCAGGTGAGCGCCAGGGGGATGGGCGTAGTTCGGTTTGATTTTACACCGTGTGAGTCCTTAGACAGGCAGGTAGAAGAACTTCTTTGCGTGACCAGGTGGATGCAACACCAAGGGTGGATGTCGTTGGTTCTTCTAGGTCGTAGTATGGGAGGTTGTGCATCACTTGTGGTTGCCGGCCAGCTAGGCAAAAGAATAAAGGGGCTTTGCTTATGGGCGACTCCTGGAGAGCTACAGGTGACCTTTCAAAATGCATTAGGCCGGGAAGCGTATAGGCAATTGCAGCAAGGAAACAGCATTGAATTGCAGGACGAATGGGGATGCCTTCAGTTGAATCCGGATTTTATTGGAGGTTTTGCCGTGCTGGGGCTGCCGGAAAAGTTGAAGGCGCTGGGGCCATTGCCATTGCTGATTTTACATGGTACAGAAGATGAATTAGTGCCTGTGGAGCAAGCTCGTGTTTATGCAAGTGTTGCTCAGGGTCCCTGTAAACTAGTCGTTTTAGAAGGTGCAGATCATCGTTTTAGTGAACATTTTAGGGAAAGCGCGGCGGCGGTAATGGCTTGGTTAGAGCCGTGGTATACAAAAATATCCAGTTCATGTATACTGTAAGAAAAAAGATACTATTGCGGCAATTGTCGGAGTGAGAGATAGATCTTTTACTGAGGCAGGCGCCGTGACGGGCAGGCAAGGAGGGTATGTATGGATTTTCAATGGACCCAAGATCAAGTGGACTTGAAAAACATGACCCAAGAATTCATTGCAAAAGAGGTTGTGCCATACGCTGGAGAGATGGATGCCGCTGGCGGGCTGCGTCCGGGATTGCAGGAAAAGTTCCATGAAATGGGCCTGTTGAACTTGATTGTTCCCGAAGAGTACGGCGGTCCTGGGCTTGACGCGCTAACAGTAGCGGTGCTGTATGAAGAAATAGGTAAAGGCTGTGCTGGCGTGGCTACCAGTATTGCTGCTAATGCTTTGGCGGCGTATCCGGTATTGTTGTTAGGCACAGAAGAGCAAAAGAAGTTCTTTTTTGACAAATTAAATGAAGGAAAGTTGGCTGCTTTTGCACTGACAGAGCCGAACGCAGGCTCTGATGCAGGCGGCGTTGTTACATCTGCCGTAAAGGATGGCAACGAGTATGTCTTAAACGGCAATAAATGTTTTATTACCAATGCTTCAAGCGCCGATATATTTGTTGTTTTTGCTAATACGCGCAAAGTGGCCGGTATTCGCGGTCTGACTGCTTTCATTCTGGAGAAAGGAACTCCGGGCTTTTCTGTAGGAAAAAAAGAAGAGAAAATGGGAATTTGCGCGTCAGATACTTGCGAACTGATTCTCGATGGCGTGCGAGTGTCGGAAGAACGTCGCGTCGGTCGCGAGGGCGAAGGGTTTAAAATTGCTATGAAAACTCTGGATGCGGCCCGCCCGTTGGTGGGGGCTGTGTCTGTGGGAATTTCTCAGGCAGCATTGGACTGCGCAGTAAAATATGCCAAAGAGCGCCAGCAGTTCAGCAAGCCGGTGGCTTCTTTCCAATTGGTGCAGGCGATGGTGGCTGATATGGCCATGCAGATTGAGGCGGCGCGGCTGTTAGTGCATAAGGCTTGCTGGCTCAAAGATCGGGGGATGTCTTACTCCAAGGAAGCGGCAATGGCCAAGTGCTTTGCTTCTGATGTAGCTATGAAAGTGACCGTTGATGCCGTTCAAGTAATGGGCGGCTATGGTTATTCGAAAGAGTATCCGGCGGAAAAATATATGCGTGATGCTAAGATTATGCAGATCTATGAGGGGACGAATCAGATTCAGCGCTTGGTTATTGCCAATGCGGTTTTGTATTGAAGAATAGGCAGCAGAAGAGCTTCCGTATAGACGGAGGCTTTTTTTTATTTACTAAAAATTAACAATTCCATAGCACGGACTTTACATAGAATTTTTATACTGGAGGAGGTGGGAAAATACATAGTAGGAGGAGATTGTGTGAATAAGAAAAAATGGCTGATGCCCTGTGCTGCGCTGACGGTGCTGGTGGCGATTTTGGTAGCGTTGGCAATGCCACAGACCAATGCGGTGGCTGATGCAGCCAATGATCAAGCTTATTATGGGAAAAAAGCGAAATATGTCTTCTATTTCATTGGCGACGGTATGGCTTTGAGCCAAATTAACTCCGCGGAGATTTTTAAGGGCACTCAAAACGGCAATGGTTCTATGGCCAGACAGCCTATGAATTTTACCGCTTTTGCACACCAGGGCTTGCAGAGAACGCAGTCGGCGGATACGTTCATCACTGAATCAGCTGCTGCAGGAACGGCGCTGGCTACAGGTAATAAAACAAATAATGACATTCTGGGTATGGATCCCACTAAGAGCGTGAAGTTTAAAACCATGGCGGAAATGGCCAAAGAAAAAGGTATGAAAGTGGGTATTGTCTCCAGCGTGTCCTTGGACCATGCAACTCCTGGCGCTTTTTATGCGCATCAACCGACTCGCAAAAACTATTATGAAATCGGTCAGGAAATGATTAACAGCAATTTTGATTATTTTGCCGGCGGCGGGCTATTGGCTCCTACGGGCAAGAAAAAAGACCAGCCTAACTTGCTGGATATTGCCAAACAAAAAGGCTATCAAGTAGCTGTTTCGACTGAAGAAATCCAAAAAATTGGCCAAGGCAGCGGTAAAACGATTGCCATTGCGCCAAACCTGGCGGCGGAGGAAGCCATGTCTTATGAAATTGACCGCGGCGATAAAGTGTCTTTAGCTGAGTTTACCCGCAAAGGCATTGAGGTGTTGGATAATCAGAACGGCTTTTTTATGATGGTGGAAGGCGGCAAAGTCGACTGGGCTTGCCATGCTAATGATGCGGCAACAACTGTAAAGGATGTCGTAGCTTTTGAAGAAGCCATTGCAGAAGCTTTAAAGTTTTACGCCAAACATCCGGATGAAACCTTGATCGTCGTTACTGGCGACCATGAGACCGGCGGCATGAGCATTGGCTTTGCCGGTACTGGCTACAAGACGTTCTTTAGTAAACTTGGCGGTCAGACCTTATCTTATGAAGAATTTGACAAACAGATCAAAACCTATCGCGATCAAGTGGGCGCTTCTAATGCCAACTTAGAAGACTGGATGCCTGCTTTGGCAAACCAGTTTGGTATGAACGAATTGACGGCATACGAGAAAAATCGTCTGGTTCAAGCGTTGGCTGCCAGCATGATCGATCCGAAGAAACGTCCTGCTGACGAAGAAACCACCTTGGCATACGGTCCCTACGAACCCTTCTCTGTAACGGTGACGCATTTGTTGAATCAGCGCGCAGGGATTGGCTGGACCACCTATGCTCATACTGGCGTGGCTGTGCCTGTGTATGCCCAAGGAATCGGCAGCGGCGTTTTTGAAGGGTATTATGACAATACAGATGTGGCGAAAAAAATGATGAATATTATGGGCGTTGCGAAATAATGAAACGGGATCGCATGGTTGTTTTCGTTATTTTATTAGTGTCCCTCGGTTTATACTGGCTGCCAAGCCAGTTTACGCCGGAGGATGATGGATATATACGGGCCAAGGGCACCGTGCTCTCTGTTGATAATGAACACGTATACGTCCGCGGCGTAGTTCGCACAGGCGTGCAGGAGGTTGTGCTGCAAATAGCTGACGGTCCGTATGAAGGCAAGACCATTACTTGCAGCAATACGCTGTTGGGAAAATTGGAAATGGATAAGATGTTTGCTCCGGGCGATATGGCGCTGGTGACTGTGAAGGGGACGGCAGGCGAGATTCAGGCCGCCAATGTGGTGGATCATTATCGTCTATATGCGGAAGGCTTGCTCTTTTTCCTCTTTGCGGCGCTTTTATGCTGGTACGCCCGCTGGACTGGGCTGAAAGCGCTTCTTTCCTTTGTATTTACCGTTTTAGCCTTGTGGAAGGTACTTTGGCCGCTGTTTTTGCTTGGATGGGATCCGGTATTTGTATCCATCTTGGTTGTAGCGGCTATCGTCGGTACGGTTACGCTATTGGTTATCGGCTTTAACCGCATTGCTTTAGCGGCTTTTTGCGGTACATTAGGGGGAGCGGTGGGGGCTGTAGTGCTGGCTTTTTTATTCGGACAGCTTTTTCGGGTTCACGGCGCAGTTTTGCCATATGCAGAGACCTTGCTGCATATGGGATACGCTCAGTTAGACCTGACCAGAATGTTTCTGGCAGGGATTATGCTGGCTTCTTCCGGGGCGATGATGGATGTGGCCGTTGATATTGCCGTAGCTGTTGGGGAGTTGAAATGTAAGCGGCCAGATTTAAAGCGAGGGGAGGCTATTGCATCGGGCCTGCATATAGGACGGGCTGTGGTCGGCACGATGACAACAACGTTGCTTCTGGCTTACAGCGGCTCTTTTATGGCGTTGATGATGGTTTTTATCGCTCAAGGGACGCCTGTAGTCAATATTTTAAATTTGACTTACGTGGCGGCGGAAATACTGCATACGTTAACAGGAAGTATTGGTGTTGTGTTAGTAGCTCCTTGTACGGCCTTGTTGGCAGGAGTGCTCCTTGTGGAACCTTCATCGGCGTTGACGTGTGAATTATCAGCAAAAAAACCTTGACTTTTAAGAGCTCGACGTATTATAATTACCACTGTCCTCGGGGTTATAGCTCAGTTGGTTAGAGCGCATGCTTGACATGCATGAGGTCAGCGGTTCGAGCCCGTTTAACCCCACCAATTAACAAAGTAAGCTCCCGTGTGTTCGGGAGCTTTTTTT
This genomic window from uncultured Anaeromusa sp. contains:
- a CDS encoding YibE/F family protein — encoded protein: MKRDRMVVFVILLVSLGLYWLPSQFTPEDDGYIRAKGTVLSVDNEHVYVRGVVRTGVQEVVLQIADGPYEGKTITCSNTLLGKLEMDKMFAPGDMALVTVKGTAGEIQAANVVDHYRLYAEGLLFFLFAALLCWYARWTGLKALLSFVFTVLALWKVLWPLFLLGWDPVFVSILVVAAIVGTVTLLVIGFNRIALAAFCGTLGGAVGAVVLAFLFGQLFRVHGAVLPYAETLLHMGYAQLDLTRMFLAGIMLASSGAMMDVAVDIAVAVGELKCKRPDLKRGEAIASGLHIGRAVVGTMTTTLLLAYSGSFMALMMVFIAQGTPVVNILNLTYVAAEILHTLTGSIGVVLVAPCTALLAGVLLVEPSSALTCELSAKKP
- a CDS encoding alkaline phosphatase, coding for MNKKKWLMPCAALTVLVAILVALAMPQTNAVADAANDQAYYGKKAKYVFYFIGDGMALSQINSAEIFKGTQNGNGSMARQPMNFTAFAHQGLQRTQSADTFITESAAAGTALATGNKTNNDILGMDPTKSVKFKTMAEMAKEKGMKVGIVSSVSLDHATPGAFYAHQPTRKNYYEIGQEMINSNFDYFAGGGLLAPTGKKKDQPNLLDIAKQKGYQVAVSTEEIQKIGQGSGKTIAIAPNLAAEEAMSYEIDRGDKVSLAEFTRKGIEVLDNQNGFFMMVEGGKVDWACHANDAATTVKDVVAFEEAIAEALKFYAKHPDETLIVVTGDHETGGMSIGFAGTGYKTFFSKLGGQTLSYEEFDKQIKTYRDQVGASNANLEDWMPALANQFGMNELTAYEKNRLVQALAASMIDPKKRPADEETTLAYGPYEPFSVTVTHLLNQRAGIGWTTYAHTGVAVPVYAQGIGSGVFEGYYDNTDVAKKMMNIMGVAK